The Candidatus Hydrogenedentota bacterium genome includes the window TTATCGAACATGCGAGGTTCGGGCGCGGTTATGTAATGGCCGTGAAGGGTTCCGGAAAAAAATTGCAGGCACGCGTCCGATTCGATAACGACCGAACAAGAATGTTGATGGTGGCCTTGGCGCCGATTCGACTCATTAAGCGCCGATAACTAAAAAGGGAAATGCTGTGAATTTGGATGAGTTGCGGGCAAAAATAGATCTGTTGGATGAAGAAATTATTCAGGCGTTGAATGAACGCGCGAAAGCAGCGCAAGCCATTGGTGATTTGAAACGCAGTACACAAGCGCCGATTTATGTCCCCGAACGGGAAAAAGCCGTATTGACCAAATTGGCACAAAATAATCCCGGGCCCTTGGGCGACAAAGCCATCCACTCCATTTATCGCGAAGTGATCAGTGCCATACGTGCCTTGGAAAAACCGACTAGTGTCGCGTTTCTCGGACCTGAGGACACCTTCAGCCATATGGCTGCCTTACGCATTTTTGGTATTGCATCAGAATACCATCCCTTGCCCTCCTTTCTTGACGTCTTCACCGAAGTGGAGCGGAAACGCGTTGATTACGGCATTGTTCCCGTTGAAAGTTCCATGGGCGGATCTGTCAGTGACACCTTAGACTGTTTTATTTCTTTTGAACTCAAAGTGGTCAATGAGGTGTTGCTCCACATCACGCAAAATCTTTTGGCGAATTGCCCCCTAAAAGAAATTAAGCGGGTCTATTCAAAAGACAACGCCCTCTTACAATGCAGAAATTGGCTGCGCGCGAATATCCCCACTGCAGAATTGATTGAGATCAGCAGCACTGCCGAGGCGGCGCGTCGTGCGGCGTCAGAACCTTATGCCGCGGCTATCGCAAGCCGACTCGCCGCACAGCGTTATAATTTGGAAATATTGTGTGAGCGCATTCAGGACGCGCCCCATAACTACACCCGTTTCATGGTGGTGGGACACCAAATGGTGAAACCTACCGGCGATGATAAGACCTCCATCTTGGTTTGGGTCAAAGACAAGCCGGGCGCTTTGTACAATATGCTCTTGCCCTTTGCGCGGCGCAATATTAATTTGACGCGCATTGAATCGCGGCCGTCCCAGCTCAAAGCTTGGGAGTATGTCTTTTTCATTGACTTTTTGGGGCACCTCGAAGATCCGGGCGTAGCCGATGTGTTGGAAGAAGTGGGCGATCACGCGCGAAATATCAAAATCTTGGGAAGTTTTCCGCGCGCTGAATTGCAGGAATAATGGCTGTCCATATTTTAATGGATTTTGAAGACACTGTTAAGGAAAGAAAAACTTTTTAACGGCGCTTCCAGATGATAGGAGGCGTAGCGGTACAGAAAGTTTACCACTGTCAAGCCCATGGACAGAGCTAGTTCCTCTTTTCCTTCAGCTAAGCCATGAAGGACACGTATTATTTCCTGTCGTTCCGCCAAAGTCGATCCCCGTAAAAAAGGGTGAATGCTGTCGTCGCTGCCGGTAGGCGCCACGCCCGAGACTCTTAACAGGGCGTAGATGACGGGTATAACGACAGCAAGGGGCTCCTTAGTCTTTTCCGATAACGACTCCAAGCCAAAAATTACCGCATTGTACTGCTCTTCGGCAGCATGGTTTGCTAAGGCAGCATGAAAAGCAGTTTCCAGTATAAAGGCGGCTGCAGCGCTCCGTTCAAGATCTTGTTTAAGCGTGCTGTAGCTATCGAGCACGCTCGCGTCAATGAGCAGCTGCACCTGCCGGCTTTCTTTCCAAGCACAGGTGAGTTCCAATCGATTAAAGGTGTCTAAGGCGGCGTGAAGGGGATTCCCTTTTCGTCGTGCCCCTTTTGCGATGCAGGCAAGACGCCCATAATGAGGGGAAAGAAAGGTGACGATGACGCTGGTTTCGCTGAAATCAACTTTCTTTAACACAACTGCTTCTGTCTGTGTATAAGGCATAAAAACTGTATTCTTTTCTTGAAAGAGATCGGCGCCGCTTCAAATTGAGCTGTGAAGCCCACGCGCTGTTCCGCATGCTAGGGATTATTCTGCGACGGTTTCCGAATGGGAAACGTTTTCTATAAGACGCAGGGCTTGTTCTATATATTCTTCCGCCGCCATTTCACCCAAACTGGTTTCCGAAATATATTCATAACGTTTGAAGCTATTGAAATCATACTTGCTCAGCATATAACAGAAAGCGTCATTGGTCAGACCGAAAAGAAAAGGCTGCGCCGTATTCATGTTCCGCTTTAAATAATACCCGATATTGGGCAGCGCTTCTCCCGGTATGGTGAGTATCTTTGCACTGCCTACCGTCACAAGATTGACTTGGGTGACAAGGATGTTTTTGTCTTTCATGTCTGTGGCGATGGAGCTGTTATCTAAGATCATTTGCATGAGCGGAGAAGTCACGGTGAGGTGCACTGCCGCCGCAGCACAAACAAGGACAGGATCCTCTTGTACGGGCGCGTCAGCGACGATGCGCAATGCCTCATCCGCCAACAATTCTCCGATACGGACACACTCTTCCCAGGTCTCCAGATCGCCGTCTTCTCCTCGATTATCGGCGGTGACCATACCGCCTTGGGCGCTGTTAAAAAAGAGCGCGAGCCCGCCGCCTTGCGAAGCGATGCGGTCGTACAAAGGTCCGCAAAGATCAGGGCTGAGAATGCCTTTGTTGCTGCCCAATACTTCCGGGTGGATCGCATAGTTCACTAAGGTAGCGAGTACCGTACCATCCTCGGTTACCGCTTGCAGCACAGCGCATCGCGGATCATAAAGTTTCGGGGCATAGTAGTTATAGGCGATTTTGCCCTGTGCCTCTCCCACAGCAATTTTTAACGACGCGGGCACCGTGTTCGCTGCTGCTTCGTCGATGGCAGCCGCTGCCTCGTCGCAGACCCATTCCAGATAGTTGAGGTCAGCGTGATGTTCGCCCTTTTCATCGGGAAAGTCGTAGGCGTCCGGCGCGCTGTGCGTGTGGGTTGCCCCAATGAGAATATTTTCGGGGGCAATAGCTTTGACGCGATCACGAATTTTGTCGCCCCAGATGCGCGGCCAGCCCAAGGTGTCGATACTTAGAAAAGCGACCCGGGTATCTTTATTTTCGAGTACCAATACTCGTGCCCAAAGTTCACCTTTTTTTTCGTGAACCGCTTTAGGCACGCCCACGCCGCCGGAAACGGGGAGCAGGGGATCGGGCGTGATGACTCGGTTTGCTGTGCCTGCCTTGAAGGTATCGGCGGCCGTGGGGAATGCACAGAGTCCGGCAAGAA containing:
- the pheA gene encoding prephenate dehydratase, which encodes MDELRAKIDLLDEEIIQALNERAKAAQAIGDLKRSTQAPIYVPEREKAVLTKLAQNNPGPLGDKAIHSIYREVISAIRALEKPTSVAFLGPEDTFSHMAALRIFGIASEYHPLPSFLDVFTEVERKRVDYGIVPVESSMGGSVSDTLDCFISFELKVVNEVLLHITQNLLANCPLKEIKRVYSKDNALLQCRNWLRANIPTAELIEISSTAEAARRAASEPYAAAIASRLAAQRYNLEILCERIQDAPHNYTRFMVVGHQMVKPTGDDKTSILVWVKDKPGALYNMLLPFARRNINLTRIESRPSQLKAWEYVFFIDFLGHLEDPGVADVLEEVGDHARNIKILGSFPRAELQE
- the recO gene encoding DNA repair protein RecO, with product MPYTQTEAVVLKKVDFSETSVIVTFLSPHYGRLACIAKGARRKGNPLHAALDTFNRLELTCAWKESRQVQLLIDASVLDSYSTLKQDLERSAAAAFILETAFHAALANHAAEEQYNAVIFGLESLSEKTKEPLAVVIPVIYALLRVSGVAPTGSDDSIHPFLRGSTLAERQEIIRVLHGLAEGKEELALSMGLTVVNFLYRYASYHLEAPLKSFSFLNSVFKIH